From a single Paenibacillus sp. FSL W8-0426 genomic region:
- a CDS encoding ABC transporter substrate-binding protein, protein MRFTTWKGMASLLSAAMLTFALAGCGAATTNNEGGAGTQQPAQGQSQEQAQTDLKTQYPLTVTDATGESFTFEKAPTKIVSVSPAETESLFALGLDEQIVGVSDFDDYPEAATTKPKMGGVSKPNEESIIAADADLVVTGISMSEEAVKKLRDLGITIFKTDPKSVDDVINNIETFGKITDRQAEAQKLAAQMKQDVADVTEAVKSVKPEDKKKVYVEFSPGWTVGKGEFMDEIITLSGATNVASDMTGWNEINEENIIAANPDVILYADDVVEDSKTLDQIIKARSGWDQITAVKNDQVIGLDANLLTRPGPRVTQGLKEVAKAVYPDLFQ, encoded by the coding sequence ATGAGATTCACGACATGGAAAGGCATGGCGTCCCTGCTGAGCGCAGCGATGCTGACATTCGCTCTCGCAGGATGCGGAGCGGCAACAACGAACAACGAAGGAGGCGCAGGCACGCAGCAGCCGGCACAGGGGCAATCCCAGGAACAGGCGCAGACGGACCTTAAAACGCAGTATCCGCTCACGGTGACCGATGCAACGGGCGAGTCGTTTACGTTTGAAAAGGCGCCGACAAAGATCGTCTCCGTATCGCCAGCCGAAACGGAATCGCTGTTCGCGCTCGGATTGGACGAGCAGATCGTGGGCGTATCCGATTTCGACGATTATCCGGAAGCAGCGACGACAAAACCGAAGATGGGCGGCGTGTCCAAGCCGAACGAAGAGTCGATCATTGCAGCGGATGCCGATCTCGTGGTAACGGGGATTTCGATGAGCGAGGAAGCCGTGAAAAAGCTGCGCGACTTGGGTATCACCATTTTCAAAACAGACCCGAAATCGGTCGATGACGTAATCAACAACATCGAAACGTTCGGCAAAATTACGGACCGTCAGGCAGAAGCCCAGAAATTGGCCGCACAGATGAAACAAGATGTGGCTGACGTGACGGAAGCGGTCAAATCGGTGAAACCGGAAGACAAGAAAAAAGTGTACGTGGAGTTCTCCCCAGGCTGGACTGTGGGCAAGGGAGAGTTCATGGATGAAATCATCACGCTTTCCGGTGCTACGAACGTCGCTTCCGACATGACAGGCTGGAATGAAATCAACGAAGAAAACATCATCGCCGCCAATCCGGATGTGATTTTGTACGCGGACGACGTGGTGGAAGACTCCAAAACACTGGATCAAATCATCAAGGCCCGCAGCGGTTGGGATCAAATTACAGCCGTCAAAAACGATCAGGTCATCGGTTTGGATGCCAACCTGCTGACTCGTCCAGGTCCTCGCGTGACCCAAGGTTTGAAGGAAGTGGCCAAGGCGGTCTATCCTGACTTGTTCCAATGA
- a CDS encoding iron chelate uptake ABC transporter family permease subunit has translation MSRKLAVYGTAGMVLLVLTVLICTGIGSVSLPIRHIAGIILHHVPWLGDRIVPDWTTAAEQIIWKVRLPRVLLAVLVGAALAVAGAGFQGVLRNPLADPFTLGVSSGASVGAAVLIFFGLQYALIGVWTLPLVAFVTGVLTLWFVLALAREGRKIPTHSLILAGVVMQSFLGAVVSFLSTMSKQTINEIIYWTMGSLALRGWSYTAILFPYFLLGLLVLWSQARSLNILALGERQAAHIGVRVDRLKLTVLGVGTLLTAGAVSVSGVIGFVGLVIPHMLRLIVGPDYRLLVPLSAIGGAIFMVWADTIARSLLAPTEIPLGVVTAFVGAPFFAYLLHRNKKLQKGMMP, from the coding sequence ATGAGCCGCAAACTTGCAGTGTACGGCACAGCAGGCATGGTGCTGCTTGTCCTGACCGTGCTGATCTGCACCGGCATCGGCTCGGTCTCGCTGCCGATCCGGCATATTGCAGGTATTATTCTGCATCACGTTCCATGGCTGGGTGACCGGATCGTTCCGGATTGGACGACTGCAGCGGAACAGATCATATGGAAGGTACGCCTTCCGAGGGTGCTGCTCGCTGTTCTCGTCGGCGCAGCATTAGCCGTGGCCGGCGCTGGATTTCAGGGCGTACTGCGCAACCCGCTGGCCGACCCGTTCACCCTTGGCGTATCGTCCGGAGCGTCGGTGGGGGCAGCCGTGTTGATCTTTTTCGGCCTGCAATATGCGCTGATCGGCGTCTGGACGCTGCCGTTGGTTGCTTTCGTGACCGGAGTGCTGACATTGTGGTTTGTGCTGGCTTTGGCGCGCGAAGGCCGCAAAATCCCGACGCACAGCCTCATTCTTGCCGGCGTGGTGATGCAGAGTTTCCTGGGAGCGGTCGTATCCTTCCTGTCCACCATGTCCAAACAAACGATTAACGAAATTATATATTGGACGATGGGAAGTCTGGCACTGCGTGGATGGTCGTATACGGCCATCCTTTTCCCATATTTCCTGCTTGGTTTGCTCGTGCTGTGGAGCCAAGCTCGTTCATTGAACATTTTGGCGCTGGGCGAAAGACAGGCTGCCCACATCGGCGTTCGCGTCGACCGATTGAAGCTGACGGTGCTCGGCGTGGGTACGCTGCTGACGGCTGGGGCCGTCTCGGTGTCGGGCGTGATCGGTTTTGTCGGTTTGGTCATTCCGCATATGCTGCGGCTGATCGTCGGCCCGGATTACCGTCTGCTGGTGCCGCTCTCCGCCATAGGCGGTGCGATCTTCATGGTATGGGCCGACACGATTGCCCGTTCCTTGCTGGCACCGACCGAGATTCCCCTCGGCGTCGTCACGGCATTTGTGGGAGCACCGTTCTTCGCCTACCTGCTGCACCGCAACAAAAAGCTGCAAAAGGGGATGATGCCGTGA
- a CDS encoding ABC transporter ATP-binding protein — translation MSGNQSLIEVKGASKSYGSHHALHDVNWSVQEGEWWGVVGPNGSGKSTLLQLVAGTERANAGSILLEGKSIASYGRKELSRMIAVLQQDGLPSISYPVRDVVEMGRYPYQNWMGRDSADGEAIVERVLAELELTELADRPLNALSGGQRQRVALAKVMAQEPRLLLLDEPTTFLDIQYQLQFMELLSAWRKRNRITIVAVLHDLNLAAQFCDHMLALRDGACAGAGTPEALMTEDHIRKLFRVDPAMVRHPDSGLPQLLLRRKPE, via the coding sequence GTGAGCGGGAACCAATCTCTGATCGAAGTGAAGGGCGCAAGCAAAAGCTATGGCTCCCATCATGCCCTGCATGACGTGAACTGGAGCGTCCAGGAAGGGGAATGGTGGGGCGTGGTCGGTCCGAATGGCAGCGGCAAATCCACTCTACTGCAGTTGGTGGCTGGAACCGAACGCGCGAATGCGGGCAGCATCCTGTTGGAAGGGAAAAGCATTGCTTCGTACGGTCGCAAAGAGCTGTCGCGCATGATTGCGGTACTGCAGCAGGACGGGCTGCCCTCGATCTCGTATCCTGTAAGGGATGTGGTGGAGATGGGGAGGTACCCCTACCAGAACTGGATGGGACGCGATTCGGCGGATGGGGAGGCCATCGTGGAACGCGTGCTTGCTGAGCTGGAGCTGACGGAACTGGCGGATCGTCCGCTGAACGCACTCAGCGGGGGACAGCGGCAGCGGGTAGCGCTGGCCAAAGTGATGGCACAGGAACCGCGGCTGCTGCTGCTGGACGAACCGACGACATTTCTGGATATCCAGTACCAGCTGCAATTCATGGAATTGCTGTCTGCATGGCGTAAACGGAATCGCATTACCATCGTGGCCGTGCTGCATGATTTGAATCTGGCGGCACAGTTTTGCGATCATATGCTGGCATTGCGTGATGGAGCATGTGCCGGAGCAGGAACGCCTGAAGCGCTGATGACGGAAGATCACATCCGGAAGCTGTTTAGGGTCGATCCGGCGATGGTCCGGCATCCTGACAGCGGTCTGCCTCAATTGCTGCTGCGTCGTAAACCAGAGTAG
- the cobT gene encoding nicotinate-nucleotide--dimethylbenzimidazole phosphoribosyltransferase: MENEQLLMQLINNIKGIDAQAAAKASAHVDMLTKPPGSLGKLEELVIRLAGMTGEVRPSFERRSVIVMAADHGVVEEGISAFPAEVTPQMVMNFLAGGAAVNVLSRHAGAEVVCVDIGVNADLKHPGLVSRNIRKGTANMAKGAAMTREQAIQAIITGVDVVHAEVEKGSRLFVTGEMGIGNTTASAAVVCALTGIAPAAAVGRGTGMDDAGVLRKAAVVGQALSVNAPNGDDPLDVLSKVGGLEIAGLVGVILAAAAHGCPVVVDGFISTAAALIASRLAPLSKEYMIASHTSHENGHAALLRELDLKPMLDLDMRLGEGTGGVLSLHLIDAACRILNEMATFSSAGVSDGSSAQGEGTR, from the coding sequence ATGGAAAACGAACAGCTGCTGATGCAGCTCATCAATAACATCAAAGGGATTGACGCTCAAGCGGCCGCAAAAGCATCAGCTCATGTGGATATGCTGACGAAGCCGCCGGGAAGCTTGGGCAAACTGGAGGAACTGGTCATTCGGCTCGCTGGCATGACAGGTGAGGTGCGCCCTTCGTTTGAACGCAGATCCGTCATCGTTATGGCTGCCGATCATGGCGTTGTCGAGGAAGGCATCAGTGCGTTTCCGGCAGAGGTGACGCCGCAGATGGTGATGAATTTTTTGGCGGGCGGAGCGGCGGTGAACGTGCTCTCGCGCCATGCCGGTGCGGAAGTCGTGTGCGTTGACATTGGCGTGAATGCAGACCTGAAACATCCGGGTCTCGTTTCGCGGAACATTCGCAAAGGCACGGCCAATATGGCCAAAGGGGCAGCGATGACCCGCGAACAGGCCATTCAGGCCATCATCACGGGCGTGGACGTGGTCCATGCGGAGGTTGAAAAAGGCTCGCGTCTTTTCGTTACCGGCGAGATGGGCATCGGGAACACAACGGCCAGCGCGGCCGTTGTATGTGCCTTGACCGGCATTGCACCTGCTGCGGCGGTAGGGCGCGGAACGGGCATGGATGATGCGGGCGTACTGCGCAAGGCGGCCGTGGTCGGGCAAGCGCTGAGCGTGAATGCGCCGAACGGCGACGATCCGCTCGACGTGCTCTCCAAAGTAGGCGGTTTGGAAATCGCCGGACTTGTCGGCGTGATTCTTGCGGCAGCCGCCCATGGCTGTCCGGTCGTCGTGGATGGCTTCATTTCTACGGCAGCCGCGCTGATCGCAAGCCGGTTGGCTCCGCTGAGCAAGGAGTACATGATCGCCTCCCATACATCCCACGAGAACGGGCATGCGGCCCTGCTGCGCGAATTGGATCTGAAGCCGATGCTGGACCTGGACATGCGGCTCGGCGAAGGCACCGGCGGCGTGCTCAGCCTGCACCTGATCGATGCGGCGTGCCGTATCCTTAATGAGATGGCTACCTTTTCAAGCGCAGGCGTCTCGGACGGATCTTCAGCTCAAGGAGAGGGAACACGATGA
- the cobU gene encoding bifunctional adenosylcobinamide kinase/adenosylcobinamide-phosphate guanylyltransferase, translating into MSVLVTGGARSGKSSFAERLVMHRSSEAWYVATAQAYDDEMRERIRMHQKQREAAGYLWHTVEAPLDLPEWISQMGQSRAGTSAPTVLVDCLTLWLSNELLAHEHDPESVLQARMDALVEAIRAYPGLLVLVTNEVGDGIVPEYPLGRRYRDLAGILNQRVAAICREVFLVTVGIAVELKSREYRL; encoded by the coding sequence ATGAGCGTTCTTGTGACAGGCGGCGCGAGAAGTGGCAAAAGCTCGTTTGCGGAGCGTCTCGTCATGCACCGCTCTTCGGAAGCTTGGTATGTCGCCACGGCTCAAGCCTATGATGACGAGATGCGGGAACGCATCCGCATGCATCAGAAGCAACGCGAGGCTGCCGGGTATTTATGGCATACGGTGGAGGCGCCTCTGGATTTGCCCGAATGGATCTCTCAGATGGGCCAGTCCCGTGCAGGTACTTCCGCGCCAACCGTGTTGGTGGATTGCCTGACGTTGTGGCTTTCGAATGAATTGCTCGCGCATGAGCATGATCCTGAATCAGTACTGCAAGCACGAATGGATGCCCTGGTAGAGGCGATTCGCGCGTATCCCGGCTTGCTTGTGCTGGTAACCAACGAAGTCGGCGACGGCATCGTGCCGGAGTATCCATTGGGACGAAGATACCGGGATCTGGCGGGCATATTGAATCAGCGGGTTGCCGCAATTTGCCGCGAGGTGTTCCTGGTTACCGTAGGTATTGCCGTTGAGTTGAAAAGCAGGGAGTACCGCTTATGA
- the cobS gene encoding adenosylcobinamide-GDP ribazoletransferase: MSKGSSANPYGKKQAAAAAFQFLSRFPVRMQLDFAPPLLRESVVYYPLVGAAIGLAVWLGGALFGTVLPALPAAVLTLTLWVWLTGGLHLDGWMDTADGLLSYRSRERMLEIMKDSRVGAMGVIACVLLLMMKAALLADFIAQGRWAYVPLLILPMIWSRWFMVCAISGWPNARADDGLAALFAGLGERRELRRATARAAWLTVVAGLIALVAAWYTQPHHGLIGGGMSGHSWWLYPVLAVMLLPLACHLLGRWVAGRISDRLGGLTGDTYGAMNELLETALLIGLSLLQGLFWASFAN, from the coding sequence ATGAGCAAAGGCAGCAGCGCCAATCCATATGGCAAAAAACAGGCGGCCGCCGCCGCTTTTCAGTTTCTGTCCCGTTTTCCAGTCCGGATGCAGCTTGATTTTGCTCCTCCTTTGTTAAGGGAAAGCGTGGTGTATTACCCGCTCGTCGGGGCGGCGATCGGCCTTGCCGTCTGGCTTGGCGGAGCCTTGTTCGGCACAGTGCTGCCGGCCCTGCCCGCCGCTGTGCTGACCTTGACGCTGTGGGTGTGGCTCACTGGCGGATTGCATCTGGACGGCTGGATGGATACGGCGGACGGGCTGCTCAGTTATCGCAGCCGCGAACGCATGCTGGAGATCATGAAGGACAGCCGCGTCGGTGCCATGGGCGTCATTGCCTGCGTGCTGCTGTTGATGATGAAAGCGGCGCTGCTGGCCGATTTCATTGCCCAAGGCCGCTGGGCATACGTGCCGCTATTGATTTTGCCCATGATTTGGAGCCGTTGGTTCATGGTATGTGCGATATCGGGCTGGCCGAATGCCCGTGCTGATGACGGCTTGGCCGCATTGTTTGCCGGCTTGGGCGAACGGAGAGAACTTCGGCGGGCAACGGCGCGTGCTGCTTGGCTAACCGTTGTGGCAGGTTTAATTGCGCTTGTCGCCGCGTGGTATACTCAGCCTCATCATGGCCTGATCGGTGGCGGCATGTCGGGACATTCGTGGTGGCTTTATCCGGTGCTCGCCGTCATGCTGTTGCCGCTGGCGTGTCATTTGCTCGGAAGATGGGTTGCCGGGCGGATCAGCGATCGGTTGGGCGGTTTGACCGGGGATACGTACGGAGCAATGAACGAATTGCTGGAGACGGCGCTGTTGATTGGGTTAAGCCTGCTGCAGGGCTTGTTCTGGGCTTCGTTTGCAAACTGA
- a CDS encoding cobyric acid synthase — MVEKEVHTAPVIMLQGTASDVGKSVITTALCRIFKQDGFRPAPFKSQNMALNSYVTHDGKEIGRAQGAQAEACGIEATTDMNPILIKPVRDMHSQIVVHGVPFAQMSASDYRQHFLPEAKRTVLEALDRLRSVYDIVVMEGAGSPAEINLKDRDIVNMNLAGWADAPVILISDIDRGGVFASIVGTLELLEPHEVQRIKGFIINKFRGDLSLLQPGLDWLEERTGIPVLGVLPYVRDIQIEAEDSVVLDSLRHGKSEHKELDLAVIRYPRISNFTDFDALSKEPDVNVRFVTSPEELGQPDAILLPGTKDTIGDLEFLRESGLEQAIARHVTREHGQLVGICGGYQMLGEHLKDPFAVEAGQVQEAKGLGWLPLSTTFLQRKQTVRAAGQVLEQHPIRLASHESTDTALPVEGYEIHMGVTECNRPDQVTALFEIQHADGQPFMEGWGTKDGRVWGTYLHGLFESDRFRRAWLNGLREAKGLESLEKTYSAREQKEKEFDRVADSVRSALDMKRVYEIMGMGEKA; from the coding sequence ATGGTAGAAAAAGAGGTACATACAGCGCCGGTCATCATGCTGCAGGGAACGGCCTCGGATGTGGGCAAAAGCGTCATTACGACGGCATTGTGCCGCATTTTCAAGCAGGACGGTTTCCGTCCGGCACCGTTCAAGTCGCAGAATATGGCGCTGAACTCTTATGTCACGCACGACGGCAAAGAGATCGGGCGGGCGCAGGGCGCGCAGGCCGAGGCTTGCGGAATCGAAGCTACAACCGACATGAATCCGATTCTGATCAAGCCGGTTCGGGATATGCATTCCCAGATCGTGGTTCATGGCGTGCCTTTTGCGCAGATGAGCGCTTCGGATTATCGGCAGCACTTTTTGCCGGAAGCCAAGCGGACGGTGCTGGAGGCACTTGATCGCCTGCGGTCGGTTTACGACATTGTCGTGATGGAAGGCGCAGGCAGCCCGGCGGAAATCAACCTGAAGGACCGGGATATCGTCAACATGAATCTGGCAGGTTGGGCGGATGCCCCGGTCATCCTGATTTCGGATATCGACCGCGGCGGCGTGTTTGCTTCGATCGTGGGCACGCTGGAATTGCTCGAGCCTCACGAAGTTCAGCGCATCAAAGGCTTTATCATCAACAAGTTCCGCGGCGATTTGTCCCTGCTGCAGCCGGGACTGGACTGGCTGGAAGAGCGGACAGGCATTCCGGTGCTCGGCGTGCTGCCTTACGTCAGGGACATTCAGATCGAGGCCGAGGATTCGGTGGTGCTCGATTCGCTGCGCCACGGCAAATCGGAGCACAAGGAACTGGATCTTGCAGTGATCCGTTATCCGCGCATTTCCAACTTTACCGATTTTGATGCCTTGTCGAAAGAGCCGGACGTCAATGTCAGGTTCGTGACTTCTCCGGAGGAACTTGGACAGCCTGACGCGATCTTGTTGCCAGGCACCAAAGACACGATTGGCGATCTGGAGTTTTTGCGCGAATCGGGTTTGGAGCAAGCCATTGCCCGTCACGTAACGCGCGAGCATGGACAGCTTGTAGGCATATGCGGCGGGTACCAGATGCTGGGTGAGCATCTCAAGGACCCGTTCGCCGTTGAAGCGGGGCAGGTACAGGAAGCAAAGGGACTCGGATGGTTGCCGTTGTCGACCACGTTCCTCCAGCGGAAACAGACGGTAAGGGCAGCGGGACAGGTGCTGGAACAGCATCCCATTCGGCTTGCGAGCCATGAAAGTACGGATACCGCATTGCCGGTTGAGGGGTATGAGATCCATATGGGTGTCACTGAATGCAACCGGCCTGATCAGGTCACCGCATTGTTTGAAATCCAACATGCCGACGGTCAACCATTCATGGAGGGCTGGGGTACGAAGGACGGCAGAGTGTGGGGAACGTATCTTCACGGCCTGTTCGAGAGCGACCGCTTCCGGCGAGCCTGGCTGAACGGGCTGCGCGAAGCCAAAGGGCTCGAATCGCTGGAGAAGACCTATAGCGCCAGGGAGCAGAAGGAAAAGGAATTCGATCGGGTCGCAGACTCGGTGCGTTCGGCTTTGGACATGAAGCGGGTTTATGAAATCATGGGCATGGGAGAGAAGGCCTGA
- a CDS encoding methyl-accepting chemotaxis protein: MFRNRTVAGKIRSTLFLVLLVASLLFSISFYFVSMNIIQSYVMPQFDKVLDTSVHDIYKNTSASKLSQIQSGGSGSDGAALTVESFLTQKAKEHNLDAAYVVALKDGTATVVIANTASGMKTGDSVNVVNAMEEAVQNKDVAISSVYNDAFGVHKAAFIPISGGNMVMAVSMDAEFIQSKISQIFWLCLGITALVIVLGWLISSSLIKRITTPIIKLVQHSKQVAQGDLTTELNIKGRDEIAQLAASFQVMTHNLKEMISHALATSSEVVDGSNDLLQRVESMSGMVKNSSRSAVEAEKGSESIASSASENARAMEEITQGIMYIASSSAEVSEQIGDAAGEAVNGNRLAQDAVEQMERVGQTATESLRYVETVNERSIAIGTIVTSISVITKQIQMLALNASIEAARAGEHGRGFAVVAGEVRKLAEQSKQATEEISDYLATIREDAERSVSAMNRVTEEVGSGTQVVQQAGAAFKQLNELIQNVNLTIQNVSSSTQQVSAGAEEVSASVEETAQITSRARQSMQQIAATAETQLSEMDSHANTVRHLHEQAVELQAAMKKFKID; encoded by the coding sequence ATGTTTCGAAATCGCACCGTTGCCGGGAAAATAAGAAGTACCCTGTTCCTTGTATTGCTGGTTGCTTCTTTGTTGTTCAGCATCAGTTTTTATTTTGTTTCCATGAACATTATCCAAAGCTACGTGATGCCTCAGTTCGACAAGGTGCTGGATACGTCGGTCCATGATATCTATAAAAACACGTCGGCCTCCAAACTGTCGCAAATCCAAAGCGGGGGCTCGGGCTCGGACGGCGCAGCGTTAACGGTCGAATCATTCCTGACCCAAAAAGCCAAAGAGCATAATCTGGACGCGGCCTACGTCGTAGCCTTGAAGGATGGCACGGCAACGGTCGTTATCGCCAATACGGCATCGGGTATGAAAACAGGGGATTCGGTCAACGTCGTCAATGCCATGGAAGAGGCGGTGCAGAACAAGGACGTTGCCATCAGCTCCGTATATAACGATGCCTTTGGCGTACATAAAGCGGCATTCATTCCGATCTCGGGCGGTAATATGGTCATGGCCGTCAGCATGGATGCCGAGTTTATCCAGAGCAAGATCTCCCAAATTTTCTGGCTGTGCCTGGGCATTACTGCACTTGTCATCGTTCTGGGATGGCTCATTTCCAGCAGCCTGATCAAAAGAATCACGACGCCGATCATCAAGCTCGTTCAGCACAGCAAACAGGTAGCGCAAGGCGATCTTACGACAGAGCTCAACATCAAAGGCAGAGATGAAATTGCCCAATTGGCTGCAAGCTTCCAGGTGATGACCCATAATCTGAAAGAAATGATCAGCCATGCGCTTGCGACTTCCTCCGAAGTCGTCGACGGCTCCAACGACCTGCTGCAGCGGGTCGAGTCCATGTCAGGCATGGTCAAAAACTCCAGCCGCTCTGCGGTGGAAGCCGAGAAAGGCAGTGAGAGCATCGCTTCCAGCGCCTCCGAAAATGCACGGGCCATGGAAGAAATCACGCAAGGCATCATGTATATCGCATCATCGTCTGCCGAGGTTTCCGAACAGATCGGCGATGCGGCCGGCGAAGCCGTCAACGGAAACCGGCTGGCTCAGGATGCGGTCGAGCAAATGGAGCGCGTAGGCCAGACCGCTACCGAATCGCTTCGTTACGTCGAAACCGTGAATGAACGTTCCATCGCAATCGGTACGATCGTTACCTCGATCTCGGTCATTACGAAACAGATTCAGATGCTGGCCCTCAACGCTTCCATCGAAGCGGCGCGCGCAGGCGAGCACGGGCGCGGATTCGCCGTCGTTGCCGGCGAGGTTCGCAAGCTTGCCGAGCAATCGAAACAAGCCACGGAGGAAATTTCGGATTACCTGGCTACCATTCGGGAAGATGCCGAGCGTTCGGTGAGTGCCATGAATCGCGTGACGGAAGAAGTCGGATCGGGAACGCAAGTCGTGCAGCAGGCAGGGGCCGCATTCAAACAACTGAACGAATTGATCCAAAACGTCAATCTGACCATCCAGAACGTTTCTTCCTCTACCCAACAGGTATCTGCAGGAGCTGAAGAAGTCAGCGCCTCCGTGGAAGAAACGGCACAGATTACGTCCAGGGCCCGTCAGAGCATGCAGCAGATTGCTGCCACGGCGGAAACCCAGCTCAGCGAGATGGATTCCCATGCCAATACGGTTCGTCATCTGCATGAACAGGCTGTCGAACTGCAGGCTGCCATGAAGAAATTCAAAATCGACTAA
- a CDS encoding L-cystine transporter: MSTFQIILNVAVMLVLLGVLIWMQKKHISFTKRVFAGLGLGVVFGVALQLIYPSGSDVIAKSVDWFNLVGSGYVRLLQMVVIPLIMVSIISAIMNLKGKQNLGKMSFSIIAILLITTAIAASVSIVTSLSFDLKAIDIQGGEKEIAQGQKMEERLVDVQDQTIPQQVLEFIPSNPFADMTGARRSSTLAVVIFSAFIGVAVLGLDRKKPEQAETFRSMVNAVYAVVMRIVTLVLRLTPYGILALITKVTATTNPDEILKLLKFVIASYVALIVMFIIHLIIISLFGFNPVTYVKKVLPTLVFAFTSRSSAATIPLNVETQTKKLGVSDGIANLSATFGATIGQNGCAGIYPAMLAVMIAPTMNINPMSWDFILTLILVVVISSFGVAGVGGGATFASLIVLSTMNLPVALAGLLISVEPLIDMGRTALNVNDSMTAGLVSSKILKENDQNTYNDRGQDLDTAVQA; the protein is encoded by the coding sequence ATGAGTACTTTTCAAATCATTCTGAACGTAGCGGTTATGCTCGTTCTTCTGGGCGTCCTGATCTGGATGCAAAAGAAACATATTTCCTTCACCAAGCGGGTCTTTGCGGGACTCGGGCTCGGGGTCGTATTCGGCGTAGCGCTGCAGTTGATCTACCCTTCCGGTTCTGACGTCATCGCCAAATCGGTCGATTGGTTCAATCTGGTCGGCTCGGGTTATGTTCGATTGCTGCAAATGGTCGTTATCCCGCTGATCATGGTGTCGATCATCTCGGCCATCATGAATTTGAAGGGCAAGCAGAATCTGGGCAAAATGAGCTTTTCCATCATCGCGATTCTATTGATCACGACGGCGATCGCGGCCAGCGTCAGCATCGTGACCAGCCTCAGCTTTGATCTGAAGGCGATCGACATTCAGGGCGGCGAGAAAGAGATTGCTCAAGGCCAGAAGATGGAAGAACGACTGGTGGATGTGCAGGACCAGACGATTCCGCAGCAAGTGCTGGAGTTCATTCCGTCCAATCCGTTCGCGGATATGACGGGAGCCCGCCGTTCATCGACGCTGGCTGTCGTCATCTTCTCCGCGTTTATCGGGGTGGCGGTGCTTGGGCTGGATCGCAAAAAACCGGAGCAGGCGGAAACGTTCCGCAGCATGGTCAACGCGGTGTATGCCGTGGTCATGCGGATCGTTACGCTGGTACTCCGATTGACGCCGTACGGCATTTTGGCGTTGATCACAAAGGTGACGGCGACGACGAACCCGGATGAAATTTTGAAGCTGCTCAAGTTCGTCATCGCATCTTACGTGGCGTTGATCGTGATGTTTATCATTCATCTCATCATTATTTCGCTCTTCGGTTTCAACCCTGTCACGTATGTGAAAAAAGTGCTGCCAACGCTTGTATTTGCGTTTACGTCCCGTTCCAGCGCGGCAACGATTCCGCTGAACGTGGAAACTCAAACGAAGAAACTTGGCGTATCGGACGGCATCGCCAACCTGTCGGCGACCTTCGGAGCAACGATCGGACAGAACGGTTGCGCCGGGATCTATCCGGCGATGCTTGCCGTCATGATCGCACCTACGATGAACATTAACCCGATGAGCTGGGATTTCATCCTTACATTGATTCTCGTCGTTGTCATCAGCTCCTTCGGGGTAGCCGGCGTAGGCGGCGGAGCCACCTTCGCTTCCCTGATCGTGCTGTCCACGATGAATCTGCCGGTTGCTCTGGCAGGCCTGCTCATCTCCGTGGAGCCGCTGATCGATATGGGCCGTACGGCGCTGAACGTGAACGATTCGATGACCGCCGGTCTCGTATCCAGCAAAATTCTGAAAGAGAACGATCAGAACACGTACAACGATCGCGGTCAAGATCTGGACACGGCCGTTCAGGCCTAA